Proteins encoded by one window of Nocardioides euryhalodurans:
- a CDS encoding demethylmenaquinone methyltransferase — protein sequence MVRAELDKQPSDVRSMFDAVARRYDLTNDVLSLGQDRRWRTQVIDAVAPRAGDLVLDLAAGTGTSSQPFADHGATVVPCDFSLGMLRVGKQARPALPFTAGDGTRLPFADDTFDAVTISFGLRNIVDPGAGLAEMLRVTRPGGRLVVCEFSHPTFAPFRTVYLEYLMKALPAIARAVSSSPDAYVYLAESIRAWPDQQGLADLVAGAGWTGAGGVEWRNLSGGVVALHRATKPEH from the coding sequence GTGGTCCGTGCCGAGCTCGACAAGCAGCCCTCCGACGTCCGCAGCATGTTCGACGCGGTCGCCCGCCGCTACGACCTCACCAACGACGTCCTCTCGCTCGGGCAGGACCGGCGCTGGCGTACGCAGGTCATCGACGCGGTCGCCCCGCGTGCCGGCGACCTCGTGCTCGACCTCGCGGCCGGCACCGGCACCTCCAGCCAACCGTTCGCCGACCACGGCGCCACTGTGGTGCCCTGCGACTTCTCGCTCGGCATGCTCCGGGTGGGCAAGCAGGCCCGCCCCGCGCTCCCCTTCACGGCCGGCGACGGCACGAGGCTGCCGTTCGCCGACGACACCTTCGACGCGGTCACGATCTCGTTCGGGCTGCGCAACATCGTCGACCCGGGCGCGGGCCTGGCCGAGATGCTGCGCGTGACCCGGCCGGGTGGTCGGCTGGTCGTCTGCGAGTTCAGCCACCCGACCTTCGCGCCGTTCCGGACCGTCTACCTCGAGTACCTGATGAAGGCGCTGCCGGCGATCGCCCGCGCGGTCTCCTCGAGCCCCGACGCCTACGTCTACCTGGCCGAGTCGATCCGGGCCTGGCCCGACCAGCAGGGCCTCGCCGACCTGGTCGCGGGAGCCGGCTGGACCGGGGCCGGCGGGGTCGAGTGGCGCAACCTCAGCGGGGGCGTCGTCGCCCTGCACCGGGCCACCAAGCCGGAGCATTAA